One part of the Thermodesulfovibrio sp. 3462-1 genome encodes these proteins:
- a CDS encoding iron ABC transporter permease, translating to MHLSLAEVFRAIYANTEYSYIIWNIRAPRTVGAILAGASLGVAGAVMQNVFRNPLASPFTLGVSHGATFGAAFAIIILGAGQTHSIGTESVTVFKSYTVIISAFIGALSTVVLVLFLSFLKNVTPEAILLAGVALSSLFSSATMFLQYFASDVQIAATVLWTFGDLGKAGWFENKIMFITFLLCFIYFFLNRWNFNALIWGDEVAKSLGVNIKFLRVSGMFFSALVVSVCTAFLGIIGFVGLISPHMVRLIIGNDYRFLIPYSAIFGAVLLSLSDLIARTIISPSVLPVGIITSFLGAPMFFYLLIKRRRF from the coding sequence ATGCACTTATCTTTGGCTGAAGTTTTCAGAGCTATATATGCTAATACGGAATATTCATATATTATATGGAATATTAGAGCACCAAGGACAGTTGGTGCTATTCTTGCAGGTGCCTCTTTAGGCGTTGCAGGTGCTGTAATGCAAAATGTATTTAGAAATCCACTGGCTTCTCCTTTTACTCTGGGAGTTTCTCATGGCGCTACCTTTGGTGCAGCCTTTGCAATAATTATTTTGGGTGCAGGACAAACTCACAGCATCGGAACAGAGTCAGTAACAGTTTTTAAAAGTTATACGGTTATTATTTCAGCTTTTATCGGTGCTCTTTCCACTGTGGTTTTAGTTCTTTTTCTCTCATTTCTCAAAAATGTGACTCCAGAGGCCATACTTCTTGCTGGAGTGGCATTGAGCAGTCTTTTTAGTTCAGCTACTATGTTTTTACAGTATTTTGCCAGTGATGTTCAGATAGCAGCCACTGTGTTGTGGACTTTCGGAGACCTCGGAAAGGCTGGCTGGTTTGAAAACAAAATTATGTTTATTACCTTTTTGCTTTGTTTTATTTATTTTTTCTTGAATAGATGGAATTTTAATGCTCTAATATGGGGAGATGAAGTTGCCAAAAGTCTTGGTGTTAATATAAAGTTTTTGAGAGTTTCAGGAATGTTTTTCAGTGCCCTTGTTGTCTCTGTGTGTACTGCCTTTCTCGGGATAATAGGATTTGTAGGATTAATATCTCCTCATATGGTAAGGCTTATTATTGGAAATGATTACAGATTTTTAATTCCTTACTCAGCGATTTTTGGTGCAGTCTTACTTTCTCTTTCTGATTTGATTGCAAGAACAATAATTTCTCCGTCTGTTTTACCTGTTGGGATTATAACTTCCTTTCTAGGTGCTCCCATGTTTTTTTATTTGCTAATAAAAAGGAGAAGATTTTAA
- the hisC gene encoding histidinol-phosphate transaminase, giving the protein MVKPLPYVQKIQPYIPGKPIKEVERELGIKQCIKLASNENPLGPSPKVVQAIKEFLSNPSELARYPEGSGFYLKNALCELFAKRGLNLTHDEIILGNGSNELIDIAVKTYIGPGDEAVMATPSFVVYAMSVTAQGGIAKEVPLRDYRHDLEGMLKEITDRTKIVFIANPNNPTGTMNYREEFDSFMKALREDILVVVDEAYYEYVTESDYPDTLRYFKEGRDILILRTFSKAYGLASLRIGYGIAKKEIITEMNRIREPFNTNTIAQIAAEAALKDEEHLKKVIEINEKGKQYLYSELDKIKQIQYLPTQTNFIYIILPESISSKEVFDSLLRQGVIIRPVGPRQIRVTIGLPEENKTFIESLKKFFGG; this is encoded by the coding sequence ATGGTCAAACCGCTGCCTTATGTTCAAAAGATTCAGCCCTATATTCCTGGCAAACCAATTAAAGAGGTGGAAAGAGAGCTTGGCATCAAGCAATGCATTAAGCTTGCATCCAATGAAAATCCTCTGGGTCCTTCACCAAAGGTTGTACAGGCTATCAAAGAATTTCTCTCAAATCCTTCTGAGCTTGCAAGATATCCAGAAGGAAGCGGATTTTATCTTAAGAATGCTTTATGTGAATTATTTGCCAAAAGAGGATTAAATCTTACACATGATGAAATAATTCTCGGCAATGGCTCAAATGAACTTATTGATATTGCTGTAAAAACTTACATTGGTCCAGGGGACGAAGCAGTTATGGCTACTCCTTCTTTTGTTGTCTATGCAATGAGTGTGACAGCACAGGGTGGAATTGCAAAGGAAGTGCCACTTAGAGACTACAGACATGACCTTGAAGGAATGCTTAAGGAGATAACAGACAGAACAAAAATCGTATTCATAGCTAATCCCAATAATCCAACAGGCACAATGAACTACAGAGAAGAATTTGATAGCTTCATGAAGGCTCTCCGAGAAGACATACTTGTTGTGGTAGATGAAGCCTATTATGAGTATGTTACAGAGTCAGATTATCCTGATACTTTAAGATATTTTAAAGAGGGAAGGGATATACTGATTTTAAGAACCTTTTCAAAAGCCTATGGATTGGCAAGCCTGAGAATAGGTTATGGAATTGCAAAAAAAGAAATCATTACAGAGATGAACAGAATAAGAGAACCCTTTAACACAAACACCATTGCTCAAATTGCTGCAGAGGCTGCTTTAAAAGATGAGGAGCATTTAAAAAAAGTGATTGAAATTAACGAAAAAGGCAAGCAATATCTCTATTCTGAGCTTGATAAAATAAAACAAATTCAATATCTCCCCACACAGACAAACTTCATTTACATAATACTGCCTGAGAGTATTTCATCTAAGGAAGTTTTTGACTCGCTTCTCAGGCAGGGAGTCATTATAAGACCTGTAGGACCAAGACAGATAAGAGTTACAATTGGTTTGCCTGAAGAAAATAAAACTTTTATAGAAAGTTTAAAAAAATTTTTTGGAGGTTAA
- a CDS encoding ABC transporter ATP-binding protein: protein MLRIDNLSAGYEAKEVLKEINLEFSKGFIYAILGPNGSGKSTLLRTIDRILKPKTGTVYLGDIDIRNLSTRDIAKRIAYLPQYSNSTPYISVFEAVLLGRKPYIAFEPSEKDLDVVEKIIKDFGLTDFAFRKINELSGGEVQKVLIARALTQEPEVLLLDEPVNHLDPKNQIEILQLLRKLTKKLNLITIIVLHDLNLAIGFADYFIFMKNGKIYHMGDSSIIEPTLLKNVYDINVKIIEVEGRKFVITLA, encoded by the coding sequence ATGCTAAGAATAGATAACCTCTCAGCTGGATACGAGGCCAAAGAAGTTCTTAAAGAAATTAATCTGGAATTTAGTAAAGGATTTATCTATGCTATTTTAGGCCCTAATGGTTCAGGAAAATCAACTCTGTTGAGAACAATTGACAGGATTTTAAAACCCAAAACAGGAACAGTTTATTTAGGAGATATAGATATAAGAAATCTTTCAACAAGAGATATCGCTAAAAGAATTGCCTATTTACCTCAATATTCTAATTCGACGCCTTACATTTCAGTTTTTGAGGCAGTACTTCTTGGAAGAAAACCTTATATTGCATTTGAACCATCTGAAAAGGATCTGGATGTTGTTGAAAAAATTATAAAAGATTTTGGGCTTACAGATTTTGCCTTCAGAAAAATTAACGAATTAAGTGGTGGAGAGGTTCAGAAAGTTCTTATTGCAAGAGCTCTTACTCAGGAACCAGAGGTGCTTTTGCTTGATGAACCAGTAAATCATCTTGACCCAAAAAATCAGATTGAAATACTTCAACTTTTGAGGAAATTAACAAAAAAGTTGAACTTAATTACAATAATCGTGCTACATGACCTTAACCTTGCCATTGGGTTTGCTGATTATTTTATTTTTATGAAAAATGGGAAAATTTATCATATGGGAGACTCCTCCATAATTGAACCTACCCTTTTAAAAAATGTCTATGATATAAATGTAAAAATAATAGAAGTTGAAGGACGAAAGTTTGTAATAACACTTGCTTAA
- a CDS encoding helicase-related protein, with translation MNLDLTFIVNEDGKSLKDRFEQLIKDCKFFDCLVAYFYVSGFHLIYNALKNTEKLRILVGIGISKESYNLVKNAEQEKPSHYETKQEIEKLIEEEMAESEDSENVESGVQKFIEWINTGKIEIRAYPSQNLHAKLYILTFREGDRDIGRVITGSSNFTQSGLQDNLEFNVELKNASDYEFAKQKFEELWKDAVDVTEKYVQTIKQNTWLNENITPYELYLKFLYEYFKDELSRTDEVFTKYLPENFKRFEYQEQAVLNAKKILEEYGGVFISDVVGLGKTYVTAMLCGQLDGRTLVIAPPALLNKNNPGSWPNVFADFHIPAEFVSIGKLDEAKKEIELREYKNIVIDEAHRFRNEATISYEDIAEICRGKRVILVSATPYNNSPKDILAQIKIFQNPRKSNIPGVPDLEDFFGRLENKLKKVNRQKDYDKFIEITKDIAKEIRDKVLKHIMVRRTRTEIEKYFAEDLERNNVKFPEVEDPKPLFYQLSKDEDRIFMETVRLITQEFTYARYTPLLYLKKGIPPLEAQSQRNMGGFMKVLLVKRLESSFYAFRKTIDRFIRSYENFIKEYENGNVWISKGYINKIFELLEEGDDEAIQKLIDEGKAEKYSSSDFKPEFKENLEKDLKILKDIQKMWQSIKRDPKLETLLDNLKNHPILKDRKIIIFTESKETAEYLTENINKEFGSEIALLFHGNSPEIVRDKVIENFDARARNKKDDYRILVSTEVLSEGVNLHRSNIVINYDIPWNPTRLIQRVGRVNRIDTPFDKIYTFNFFPTKQADSEIALTNIARSKIEAFLTMLGGDSAILTEGEPVSSHELFDKLLSKKTITEDDGEESELKYLRIIEDIRDKNPELFEKIKRLPKKARSAKVFSDLSTEEPKINFAITLRT, from the coding sequence ATGAATCTTGACCTTACATTCATAGTAAATGAAGATGGTAAAAGCCTCAAAGACCGTTTTGAACAGCTAATAAAAGACTGCAAATTCTTTGATTGCCTTGTAGCTTATTTTTATGTAAGCGGATTTCATTTAATTTATAATGCACTGAAAAATACTGAAAAGCTTAGAATTCTTGTAGGAATTGGCATTTCAAAAGAATCCTACAATCTGGTAAAGAATGCAGAACAAGAAAAACCATCACATTACGAGACAAAACAGGAAATAGAAAAATTGATTGAAGAGGAAATGGCTGAATCAGAAGATAGCGAAAATGTTGAATCAGGCGTGCAGAAGTTCATTGAATGGATAAATACTGGAAAAATTGAAATAAGAGCTTATCCCTCACAGAATCTCCATGCAAAACTTTATATTCTCACTTTTAGGGAAGGAGACAGAGATATAGGAAGAGTCATCACAGGTTCAAGTAATTTTACTCAATCTGGACTTCAGGATAATCTTGAATTCAATGTGGAGCTTAAAAACGCTTCCGATTACGAGTTTGCAAAACAGAAATTTGAAGAATTATGGAAAGATGCTGTTGATGTCACTGAAAAATATGTTCAGACAATAAAACAAAACACATGGCTGAATGAAAATATCACCCCTTATGAACTTTATCTAAAATTTCTATACGAGTATTTTAAAGATGAGTTGAGTCGAACTGATGAAGTCTTCACAAAATATCTACCCGAAAACTTTAAAAGATTTGAATATCAAGAGCAAGCAGTTCTAAATGCAAAGAAAATATTAGAAGAATATGGAGGTGTTTTTATCTCCGATGTAGTTGGGCTCGGGAAAACCTATGTTACTGCTATGCTCTGTGGGCAACTTGATGGAAGAACTCTTGTTATCGCACCACCAGCATTGCTTAATAAAAATAACCCGGGCTCCTGGCCAAATGTTTTTGCCGATTTTCATATTCCAGCTGAGTTTGTCTCTATTGGTAAGCTTGATGAAGCAAAGAAGGAAATCGAACTTAGAGAATACAAAAACATCGTTATAGATGAAGCACATCGGTTTAGAAACGAGGCAACCATTAGTTATGAAGACATTGCAGAAATCTGTCGTGGGAAAAGGGTGATTTTAGTTTCTGCTACACCTTATAATAACTCGCCAAAAGATATTCTTGCACAGATTAAAATCTTTCAAAATCCAAGAAAAAGCAATATTCCCGGTGTTCCAGATCTTGAAGATTTTTTCGGAAGACTTGAAAATAAGTTAAAGAAAGTTAACCGTCAAAAAGATTATGACAAATTTATTGAAATAACAAAAGATATTGCCAAAGAAATCCGTGATAAAGTTTTAAAACACATAATGGTTAGAAGAACAAGAACTGAGATTGAAAAATACTTTGCAGAGGATTTGGAAAGAAATAATGTCAAATTTCCAGAAGTAGAGGATCCAAAGCCACTTTTTTATCAGCTAAGTAAAGATGAAGACAGAATCTTTATGGAAACAGTTAGATTAATAACGCAGGAATTTACCTATGCTCGTTATACTCCTCTGCTTTATTTAAAGAAGGGGATTCCACCTCTTGAAGCCCAGTCCCAAAGAAATATGGGTGGCTTTATGAAAGTGCTTCTTGTTAAACGCCTGGAAAGTAGTTTTTATGCATTCAGAAAAACTATTGATAGATTTATTCGTTCCTATGAGAATTTTATTAAAGAATACGAAAATGGGAATGTTTGGATTAGTAAGGGATATATAAATAAAATTTTTGAACTTCTGGAAGAAGGTGATGATGAGGCAATCCAGAAACTTATTGATGAAGGAAAAGCAGAAAAGTATTCAAGTTCTGATTTTAAACCGGAATTTAAAGAAAATTTAGAAAAAGACCTCAAAATTTTAAAAGACATACAAAAAATGTGGCAATCAATAAAAAGAGACCCCAAACTTGAAACTTTGTTGGACAATCTCAAAAACCATCCCATATTAAAAGATAGGAAAATAATTATTTTTACAGAATCAAAGGAGACTGCAGAGTATTTAACTGAAAATATAAATAAAGAGTTCGGAAGTGAAATAGCGCTACTTTTCCATGGCAATTCTCCAGAAATAGTTCGGGATAAAGTAATAGAAAACTTTGATGCAAGGGCAAGGAACAAAAAAGATGACTACAGAATTCTTGTCTCAACCGAGGTTCTCTCTGAGGGTGTAAATCTTCACAGGTCAAATATTGTCATAAATTATGATATTCCCTGGAATCCAACCCGCCTAATTCAAAGGGTTGGTAGAGTTAATCGTATTGATACACCCTTTGATAAAATCTACACATTCAACTTTTTCCCAACAAAGCAGGCAGATTCAGAGATTGCACTTACCAATATTGCACGCTCAAAAATAGAGGCGTTTTTAACCATGCTTGGTGGAGATTCCGCTATACTCACTGAGGGAGAACCAGTTTCATCCCACGAATTATTTGATAAACTCCTTTCAAAGAAAACCATTACAGAAGACGATGGAGAAGAAAGCGAGCTTAAGTATTTAAGGATTATTGAAGATATAAGAGATAAAAATCCTGAGCTTTTTGAGAAAATAAAGCGTCTTCCCAAGAAAGCCCGTTCAGCAAAGGTGTTTTCAGACCTCTCAACTGAAGAACCAAAAATCAATTTTGCCATTACTTTAAGAACCTGA
- a CDS encoding type III PLP-dependent enzyme, with translation MKNTLMDRVLNWIASHDDEPPYLLIDRETLKEKISMIGKGIKNSKVFYAVKANPDIEVLRFLNTFNIGFEIASEGELAILKQLNVEPERIITSNPIKTFKFLKEAVQYGIEYYAFDSQVEVDKMAKYAPEKKVYVRLSVPNEGSEWPLSKKFGVEMEEAIQLLIYAKHKGLHPVGITFHVGSQCSNIYNWHTAIDKARQVKELAKKAGIDIKMLNIGGGYPIEYTKKVPSIETIESKINSLLEEYFPDTEIFIEPGRAVVGDAGVFVSRIIGKAQRGDENWLYIDVGVFNGLMESIGGIKYQYVVGSRGEQKLWTIAGPSCDSFDVIDREVLLSEPDVGSLILILSAGAYTISYASEFNGFSVPKTFLI, from the coding sequence ATGAAAAACACACTTATGGACAGAGTTCTAAACTGGATAGCCTCTCATGATGATGAACCACCTTATCTTCTTATTGATAGAGAAACCCTGAAAGAGAAAATTTCAATGATTGGTAAGGGAATTAAGAATTCAAAAGTTTTCTATGCAGTAAAAGCTAATCCAGATATAGAGGTATTGAGATTTCTTAATACCTTCAATATCGGGTTTGAGATAGCTTCAGAGGGAGAGCTTGCAATTCTTAAACAGCTTAATGTTGAACCTGAGCGAATAATAACGAGTAATCCAATAAAAACTTTTAAATTTCTTAAAGAAGCAGTGCAATATGGTATTGAATATTATGCCTTTGACTCACAAGTAGAAGTGGATAAAATGGCAAAATATGCACCTGAAAAAAAAGTTTATGTAAGACTGTCTGTTCCAAATGAAGGAAGTGAATGGCCCCTTAGTAAAAAATTCGGAGTTGAAATGGAAGAAGCTATACAGTTACTTATTTATGCGAAACACAAAGGGCTTCACCCTGTAGGTATTACCTTTCATGTTGGTTCTCAATGCAGTAACATTTATAACTGGCACACTGCTATAGACAAGGCAAGGCAGGTAAAAGAACTCGCTAAAAAGGCAGGAATTGATATAAAAATGCTTAATATTGGAGGTGGATATCCTATTGAATACACAAAGAAAGTTCCTTCCATAGAAACAATAGAAAGTAAGATTAATTCACTTCTTGAGGAATATTTTCCTGATACGGAGATTTTTATTGAGCCTGGCAGGGCAGTGGTGGGAGATGCTGGAGTTTTTGTCTCAAGAATTATTGGTAAAGCTCAAAGAGGAGATGAAAACTGGCTTTACATAGATGTGGGTGTTTTCAATGGATTAATGGAAAGCATAGGAGGCATTAAATATCAATATGTAGTTGGAAGCAGAGGAGAGCAAAAACTGTGGACAATTGCAGGTCCAAGCTGTGATAGCTTTGATGTCATAGACAGGGAAGTCCTTCTTTCTGAACCAGATGTGGGAAGCCTTATACTTATTCTTTCTGCTGGAGCATATACTATATCCTATGCTTCAGAATTTAATGGATTTTCTGTACCAAAAACATTTTTAATTTAG
- the aroF gene encoding 3-deoxy-7-phosphoheptulonate synthase, with amino-acid sequence MDIIVLRPDATEEQIEKIVKKLEAKGLKPHVSRGTERTIIGVIGDTSKVTEDEENAIRAIPGVEDVVRILKPYKLASRDFKRLDTIIQVDDCQIGGKRVHIAAGPCAVENRITLLDIAEKVKASGATFLRGGAFKPRTSPYSFQGLGVEGLKYLKEAKERTGLPVISEIMDPRDIDVMLDYVDILQIGTRNMQNFRLLMEVGSVDKPVVLKRGMSATIKELLMAAEYILSRGNEKVILCERGIRTFETATRNTLDLSAVPLLKSLSHLPVAVDPSHGVGKRELVEPMAVAAVAAGADMLLIEVHTNPEEALSDGEQSLTPEQFKNMMKKIQAVAKAIGREA; translated from the coding sequence ATGGATATTATTGTATTAAGACCAGATGCAACTGAGGAGCAGATTGAAAAAATTGTGAAAAAACTTGAGGCAAAGGGACTTAAACCCCATGTCTCAAGGGGAACTGAAAGAACAATTATCGGAGTAATTGGAGACACCTCAAAAGTAACAGAGGATGAGGAAAATGCAATAAGAGCAATTCCAGGTGTTGAAGATGTTGTAAGAATCCTCAAACCCTACAAACTGGCAAGCAGAGACTTCAAAAGATTAGACACTATAATTCAGGTTGATGATTGCCAGATTGGAGGCAAAAGAGTACATATTGCAGCAGGTCCATGTGCTGTTGAAAACAGGATTACACTTCTTGATATTGCTGAAAAAGTCAAAGCCTCAGGCGCAACATTCTTGAGAGGTGGTGCCTTTAAGCCACGCACATCTCCTTATTCCTTTCAGGGATTGGGTGTTGAAGGACTTAAATATCTCAAAGAAGCAAAGGAAAGAACTGGGCTTCCTGTGATAAGCGAAATAATGGATCCAAGAGACATAGATGTAATGCTTGATTATGTTGATATTCTTCAAATCGGCACAAGAAACATGCAGAATTTTAGACTTCTTATGGAAGTTGGCTCAGTTGACAAGCCTGTTGTGCTTAAAAGAGGAATGTCTGCAACAATAAAAGAGCTTCTCATGGCAGCAGAGTATATTCTTTCAAGAGGTAATGAAAAGGTCATACTCTGTGAAAGAGGTATAAGAACTTTCGAGACAGCTACGAGAAATACTCTTGACCTGAGTGCTGTGCCTCTGCTTAAATCCCTCAGTCACTTACCAGTTGCAGTTGACCCAAGTCATGGTGTTGGAAAGCGTGAGCTTGTTGAGCCAATGGCAGTTGCTGCAGTTGCTGCTGGTGCTGACATGCTTTTGATTGAGGTTCATACAAATCCTGAAGAAGCTCTCTCTGATGGTGAGCAATCTTTGACTCCTGAGCAATTTAAAAATATGATGAAAAAAATTCAAGCTGTAGCTAAGGCTATTGGCAGGGAAGCATAA
- a CDS encoding iron ABC transporter substrate-binding protein has protein sequence MKKVLLMIGFIFIFASYISAKEMVTITDMAGRKITIPKKVERVVALSGSLRYIVYLQAFDKIVGIEGIEKKRVMKGIPATGKAYWLVIKDKVQNIPSIGEGGPGKLPDFEKLITVKPDLVITFQVDDAELIQKKTGLPVVVIRFAEAGGLRIEDILNTFTFLGKILDREERANELNQYIQQCISDLKKRTAGSVRPTVYIGGISARGAHGITSTVANYPSLQWLNVKNVVDETGRKGHVFIDKEMLLIWNPQYIFIDTGGLSVVNNDYLKNKEFYKKLKAVKEGNVYTVFPHNFYRTNLEIIFANAYFIGKVIYPNKFSDIEIRKKAAEIFKKFLGVDVYDDLKSVYKGYGKVYFKESGITVY, from the coding sequence ATGAAAAAAGTTTTATTAATGATAGGTTTTATTTTTATTTTTGCATCTTATATTAGTGCAAAAGAAATGGTCACAATAACTGATATGGCTGGAAGAAAGATTACAATCCCAAAAAAGGTTGAGAGAGTTGTGGCACTATCTGGTTCTTTGCGCTATATTGTTTATCTTCAAGCATTTGATAAGATTGTAGGAATTGAAGGGATAGAAAAAAAGAGAGTTATGAAAGGCATTCCTGCGACAGGAAAGGCTTACTGGCTTGTAATAAAGGATAAGGTGCAGAATATTCCTTCAATTGGTGAAGGTGGGCCTGGCAAGCTTCCTGATTTTGAAAAGCTTATCACAGTTAAGCCTGATCTGGTCATAACCTTTCAAGTTGACGATGCAGAACTGATTCAGAAAAAAACAGGGCTTCCTGTTGTAGTTATTCGGTTTGCAGAAGCAGGGGGTTTAAGAATTGAAGATATTCTAAATACCTTTACATTTCTTGGAAAGATTCTTGACAGAGAAGAAAGAGCAAATGAACTTAACCAATACATTCAACAATGCATTTCGGACCTAAAAAAGAGAACAGCAGGTTCAGTCAGACCAACAGTTTATATAGGAGGAATAAGTGCAAGGGGTGCGCACGGAATAACAAGTACTGTAGCCAATTATCCCTCACTTCAGTGGCTTAATGTAAAAAATGTTGTTGATGAAACAGGCAGAAAGGGTCATGTTTTTATTGACAAAGAGATGCTTTTAATTTGGAATCCTCAATATATTTTCATTGATACAGGCGGACTTTCTGTTGTGAATAATGATTATTTAAAAAACAAAGAGTTTTATAAAAAACTTAAAGCAGTAAAGGAAGGAAATGTTTATACTGTTTTTCCCCATAATTTTTACAGAACAAATCTTGAAATTATATTTGCTAATGCCTATTTTATTGGCAAAGTTATATATCCAAATAAATTCAGTGACATAGAGATAAGAAAAAAGGCAGCAGAAATATTTAAAAAATTTCTTGGAGTGGATGTTTACGATGATTTAAAAAGTGTATATAAAGGATATGGGAAAGTCTACTTTAAAGAATCAGGCATTACCGTCTACTAA
- the pheA gene encoding prephenate dehydratase — protein MENERLKNLRDRIDRIDREILKLLNERARIAIEIAQIKKAEGLSFYDPVREKNVIDKVLKINEGPFSNDVIKTLFREILSATLALQESQKVGYLGPEGTFTHLAAIKYFGSFAHFEPQDSIKSIFESVEKGLSRFGVVPIENSNEGTVTYTLDMFMQHEVKISGEIIIPITLHLLSLTGEKEKVKKIYTHPHARAQCREWLRKNMPDIPLYDVASTAEAAKQACMDAEIAAIASDFAANMYGLKFVAKHIEDYKNNYTRFFILGKTFPKKTGSDKTSIMFSLQDKPGALYNALQPFKDANINLTKIESRPAKMRKWEYIFFVDFIGHIEDENVKQTLEKVKDYCIELVHLGSYPIFE, from the coding sequence ATGGAAAATGAAAGACTAAAAAATCTAAGGGATAGGATTGACAGGATTGATAGAGAAATTCTCAAACTTTTAAATGAAAGAGCCAGAATTGCCATAGAAATAGCACAAATAAAGAAAGCTGAAGGACTTTCATTCTATGACCCTGTAAGGGAAAAAAATGTCATAGATAAAGTTTTAAAAATAAATGAAGGACCTTTTTCTAATGATGTAATTAAAACTCTTTTCAGGGAAATTCTTTCAGCCACGCTGGCACTTCAGGAATCACAAAAAGTGGGTTATCTTGGACCCGAAGGCACATTTACCCATCTTGCTGCAATAAAATATTTTGGAAGTTTTGCTCATTTTGAGCCTCAGGATAGCATTAAATCTATTTTTGAATCTGTTGAAAAGGGACTGTCCCGGTTTGGCGTTGTTCCAATAGAAAATTCAAATGAAGGAACTGTTACCTATACTCTTGACATGTTTATGCAGCATGAAGTAAAAATCTCGGGGGAGATAATAATTCCTATAACCCTTCATCTTCTTTCTCTTACAGGAGAAAAGGAAAAAGTAAAAAAAATCTACACTCATCCTCATGCAAGGGCTCAATGCAGAGAATGGTTGAGAAAAAATATGCCTGATATACCCCTGTATGATGTTGCCTCCACTGCTGAGGCAGCAAAGCAGGCCTGTATGGATGCAGAAATTGCAGCAATTGCGAGCGATTTTGCTGCAAACATGTATGGACTCAAGTTTGTTGCAAAACACATTGAAGACTACAAAAACAACTACACAAGATTCTTTATACTTGGAAAAACTTTTCCTAAGAAAACAGGATCAGATAAAACCTCTATCATGTTTTCCCTTCAGGATAAACCTGGTGCTCTTTATAATGCTTTACAGCCTTTTAAGGATGCCAACATAAATCTTACAAAAATAGAATCACGTCCAGCAAAGATGCGCAAGTGGGAGTATATATTCTTTGTTGATTTTATTGGGCACATTGAAGACGAAAATGTAAAACAAACCCTTGAAAAAGTAAAAGATTACTGTATAGAGCTTGTTCATCTCGGATCATATCCAATTTTTGAATAA
- a CDS encoding prephenate dehydrogenase, with amino-acid sequence MEDGFKTVSIIGVGLIGGSLALALKEKKLTEKIIGYGRNKERLKKAFKLGIIDTYTDSLKEVCEAELIVLATPLGVFEKITSEMATYLKKDTVVTDVGSVKEEVVNKLERLMPKGVYFVGTHPIAGSDRTGFEYAKAQLFEGSKVIITPTKNTNRSALERVAKLWTKTGAQVEFMTPSEHDRIYALVSHLPHLVSFCLVNTVAEMDKKFIKYAGSGFKDTTRIAKSSPELWADIFAMNDKNVLQCLEIFAKKLEEVKQMLYRKEFEGVKKFIEESKKLRQELDL; translated from the coding sequence ATGGAGGATGGATTTAAAACTGTATCAATCATTGGAGTTGGCTTAATCGGAGGTTCCTTAGCCTTAGCATTAAAAGAAAAAAAACTGACTGAAAAAATTATCGGATATGGAAGAAATAAGGAAAGGCTTAAAAAAGCTTTTAAGCTTGGCATAATAGATACATATACTGATTCCCTTAAAGAGGTTTGTGAAGCAGAACTTATTGTTCTTGCAACCCCCCTGGGAGTATTTGAAAAAATCACTTCAGAAATGGCTACTTATCTAAAAAAAGACACAGTGGTTACTGATGTGGGAAGTGTTAAAGAAGAAGTGGTTAATAAACTTGAAAGATTAATGCCGAAAGGCGTTTACTTTGTTGGAACACATCCTATTGCTGGTTCAGACAGGACAGGATTTGAGTATGCAAAAGCTCAACTTTTTGAAGGCTCAAAGGTCATCATTACTCCAACAAAAAACACTAACAGATCTGCATTGGAAAGAGTTGCGAAACTATGGACTAAAACAGGAGCCCAGGTGGAGTTCATGACTCCTTCTGAGCATGACAGGATTTATGCTCTTGTAAGTCATCTTCCTCATTTAGTCTCATTCTGCCTTGTAAACACTGTGGCAGAAATGGATAAAAAATTTATAAAATACGCTGGTTCTGGATTTAAAGACACAACGAGAATTGCTAAAAGCTCACCAGAACTCTGGGCTGATATTTTTGCAATGAATGATAAAAATGTTTTACAGTGCCTTGAAATTTTCGCAAAAAAGCTTGAAGAGGTTAAACAGATGCTTTATAGAAAAGAGTTTGAAGGAGTCAAAAAATTTATAGAAGAATCAAAAAAGTTAAGGCAGGAGCTTGATTTATAA